A window of Gemmatimonadota bacterium contains these coding sequences:
- a CDS encoding acyl-CoA dehydrogenase family protein yields the protein MSTDPGTARPALTILSEDELAFRDAVAEFAKGEVAPRVQQMERDAKLDPALIKAYFEMGLMGIQAPEAHGGAGGSVMMVTLAVEEISKVDAASAIMVDVQNTLVANPLLSAATPEQIARWMPRLCADTVGAYALSEASSGSDAFALQTRAAKADGGWKLTGRKLWITNGAEAGLYVVFATVDPSKGYKGITAFVVERTAPGFSVGKKEDKLGIRASSTTELILEDVFVPDADVLGTVGQGYKLAIAALNEGRIGIGAQMIGIAQGALTAAVAYLKERQQFGKPLSEFQGIQFQVAQAATELEAARLMVYNAARLKDAGEDIAQAGAMAKLLSSQVCERVTSLCVELFGGYGYTKDYPVEKFYRDAKIGTIYEGTSNMQLSTIAKSLLR from the coding sequence ATGTCGACAGATCCCGGCACCGCCCGCCCCGCGCTCACCATCCTCTCCGAGGACGAACTCGCCTTCCGCGACGCCGTCGCCGAGTTCGCGAAGGGGGAAGTGGCCCCGCGCGTCCAACAGATGGAACGTGACGCCAAGCTCGACCCCGCCCTCATCAAGGCCTACTTCGAGATGGGCCTCATGGGCATCCAGGCCCCCGAGGCGCACGGCGGCGCCGGTGGCTCGGTCATGATGGTCACGCTCGCCGTCGAGGAGATCTCGAAGGTCGACGCCGCCTCGGCGATCATGGTCGACGTGCAAAACACGCTCGTGGCCAATCCGCTCCTCTCGGCCGCGACTCCGGAGCAGATCGCGCGCTGGATGCCGCGGCTCTGCGCCGACACGGTCGGCGCCTACGCGCTTTCCGAGGCATCCAGCGGCTCGGACGCCTTCGCGCTTCAGACCCGCGCGGCGAAGGCGGACGGCGGCTGGAAGCTCACCGGCCGCAAGCTCTGGATCACGAACGGCGCCGAGGCCGGGCTCTACGTGGTCTTCGCCACGGTCGACCCATCGAAGGGCTACAAGGGGATCACGGCCTTCGTCGTCGAGCGCACCGCGCCGGGATTCAGCGTGGGCAAGAAGGAGGACAAGCTTGGCATCCGTGCGTCGAGCACCACCGAGCTGATCCTCGAGGACGTCTTCGTCCCCGATGCGGACGTGCTCGGGACCGTCGGCCAGGGCTACAAGCTCGCGATCGCCGCGCTGAACGAGGGGCGCATCGGCATCGGCGCGCAGATGATCGGCATCGCGCAGGGTGCGCTCACCGCGGCCGTCGCCTACCTCAAGGAGCGGCAGCAGTTCGGCAAGCCGCTCAGCGAGTTCCAGGGGATCCAGTTCCAGGTGGCGCAGGCCGCGACGGAACTCGAGGCGGCGCGGCTGATGGTCTACAACGCGGCGCGGCTCAAGGACGCGGGCGAGGACATCGCACAGGCGGGGGCGATGGCGAAGCTCCTCTCGTCGCAGGTGTGCGAGCGGGTGACGTCCCTCTGCGTCGAGCTCTTCGGCGGGTACGGCTACACGAAGGACTACCCGGTGGAGAAGTTCTATCGCGACGCGAAGATCGGGACGATCTACGAGGGGACCTCGAACATGCAGCTGTCGACGATCGCGAAGTCCTTGCTGCGATGA
- a CDS encoding glycerophosphodiester phosphodiesterase, whose product MSRPRLRRLLPVTLLVLVGAVACGEAPRQVSRQVPGDVAVIAHRGASWDAPEHTFAAWDLALEQGADWLEFDLQRTADSVLVVFHDDSLDRVARGPAEDCTGPVAAHTLARLRRCDVGRWFNERHPDRARPAYDTLRLATLDDVLARYGARARLYIELKDPDRAPGMERQLHAALVAHGLVGAGARPGRLLVQCFFPDGLVRFHALAPEVALVQLVSDSVPDVRLDSALTQVARYAKAIGPNHRLVDARLVAAAHAKGLAVHPYTVNDEARLETLIDLGVDGIFTDRPGLLRRLLPPR is encoded by the coding sequence ATGTCACGGCCCCGCCTCCGCCGCCTCCTCCCGGTCACCCTCCTCGTGCTCGTCGGCGCCGTAGCCTGCGGTGAGGCGCCACGCCAGGTGTCACGGCAGGTGCCAGGTGACGTGGCGGTGATCGCGCACCGCGGCGCGAGTTGGGATGCGCCTGAGCACACGTTCGCCGCCTGGGATCTCGCGCTCGAGCAAGGGGCCGACTGGCTCGAGTTCGACCTGCAACGCACGGCCGACAGCGTGCTCGTCGTGTTCCATGACGACTCACTCGACCGCGTCGCGCGCGGGCCCGCGGAGGACTGCACCGGCCCCGTCGCCGCGCACACGCTGGCGCGACTCCGCCGGTGCGACGTGGGGCGGTGGTTCAATGAACGGCATCCCGACCGGGCGCGGCCGGCGTACGACACGCTCCGCCTCGCGACGCTCGACGACGTCCTCGCCCGCTACGGCGCTCGCGCCCGACTCTACATCGAGCTCAAGGATCCCGATCGCGCCCCCGGGATGGAGCGGCAGCTGCACGCAGCGCTGGTCGCGCACGGGCTGGTCGGCGCGGGCGCCAGGCCGGGCCGGTTGCTCGTGCAGTGCTTCTTCCCCGACGGACTCGTCCGCTTCCACGCGCTCGCGCCGGAGGTCGCCTTGGTCCAACTGGTGAGCGACTCGGTCCCGGACGTCCGACTCGACTCGGCGCTCACGCAAGTGGCGCGGTACGCGAAGGCCATAGGGCCGAACCACCGGCTCGTCGACGCGCGCCTGGTCGCCGCCGCTCATGCGAAGGGCCTCGCGGTCCACCCGTATACGGTGAACGACGAGGCCCGACTCGAGACCCTGATCGATCTCGGGGTGGACGGCATCTTCACCGATCGCCCCGGCCTGCTCCGACGCCTGTTGCCGCCGCGCTGA
- a CDS encoding aminopeptidase P family protein has protein sequence MRRPPLPSTLRQRARHLAATGAVLALLALGAGPLTAQVAQAEFAARRTALLDALPDGVVLVLGNGEPNPDYIPFHQHPHFFYLTGFDEPGGALVMVKQGASRRTILFVRGRNPAQEVWNGARLGVDGVRSTMGIEGRDATGLRTVVDSLLATSRTLHVLGDIGARMTERSVHDQFVDAVAQANAGVTVDSRTASRAILQLRGRKSTAELERIRIASEISARGHLAAFRLVQPGIGEFELQAAAEGAWRAEGADGPSYGTIVGSGPNSTTLHYNRNDRTAQAGEVIVMDMAAYFDNYAADITRTVPVSGRFTKEQRDVYTIVLDAHKAAERQIRVDGPARAMTDSSNAALAAGLTALGLIESPTATYDCGTADQPRSCPQIGLYYMHGLGHGIGLLVHDPDQYTTTGKFAVGSAFTIEPGLYVRGNLLDIITDTPRNREVKAKIGAAVRRYADIGVRIEDDYLVTANGVLRPSAIVPREIDEVEKVLAEPRTRRDPAVVERYRRFKSGRQQAP, from the coding sequence GTGCGCCGTCCACCCCTCCCCTCCACGCTGCGCCAGCGCGCGCGTCATCTCGCCGCCACCGGCGCCGTCCTCGCGCTGCTCGCGCTCGGCGCCGGACCGCTCACCGCGCAGGTCGCGCAGGCGGAGTTCGCCGCGCGCCGCACCGCGCTGCTTGACGCGCTCCCCGACGGCGTGGTGCTCGTACTAGGGAATGGCGAGCCCAATCCCGACTACATCCCGTTCCACCAGCATCCGCACTTCTTCTATCTCACCGGTTTCGACGAGCCGGGCGGCGCCCTCGTGATGGTGAAGCAGGGCGCCTCCCGCCGCACGATCCTCTTCGTGCGCGGCCGCAATCCGGCACAGGAGGTCTGGAACGGCGCGCGTCTGGGCGTGGACGGCGTGCGGAGCACGATGGGCATCGAAGGGCGCGACGCGACCGGTCTCCGCACCGTCGTCGACTCGCTCCTGGCGACGAGCCGGACGCTGCACGTGCTCGGCGACATCGGCGCCCGCATGACGGAACGCTCCGTGCATGACCAGTTCGTGGACGCGGTCGCCCAGGCGAACGCCGGCGTGACGGTGGACTCGCGCACGGCCTCGCGGGCGATCCTCCAGCTCCGCGGCAGGAAGAGCACCGCGGAGCTCGAGCGGATCCGCATCGCGAGCGAGATCAGTGCGCGGGGCCACCTCGCGGCCTTCCGGCTCGTGCAGCCGGGCATCGGCGAGTTCGAGCTCCAGGCGGCGGCCGAGGGCGCGTGGCGCGCCGAGGGGGCGGACGGACCGTCGTATGGCACGATCGTGGGCTCGGGGCCCAACTCCACCACGCTGCACTACAACCGCAACGACCGCACCGCGCAGGCCGGCGAGGTGATCGTGATGGACATGGCGGCCTACTTCGACAACTACGCGGCCGACATCACCCGGACGGTCCCGGTCAGCGGCCGGTTCACGAAGGAACAGCGCGATGTCTACACCATCGTCCTCGACGCGCACAAGGCGGCCGAGCGGCAGATCCGCGTCGACGGCCCGGCGCGCGCGATGACCGACTCGTCCAACGCGGCGCTCGCCGCCGGACTCACCGCGCTCGGACTCATCGAGTCCCCGACCGCGACCTACGACTGCGGCACCGCCGACCAGCCGCGCAGCTGCCCGCAGATCGGCCTCTACTACATGCACGGCCTCGGCCACGGCATCGGCCTGCTAGTGCACGACCCCGACCAGTACACCACGACTGGGAAGTTCGCGGTGGGTAGCGCGTTCACGATCGAGCCCGGCCTCTACGTGCGCGGCAACCTGCTCGACATCATCACCGACACGCCACGCAATCGCGAGGTGAAGGCGAAGATCGGCGCGGCGGTGCGCCGCTACGCCGACATCGGCGTGCGCATCGAGGACGACTATCTCGTCACGGCGAACGGGGTGCTGCGTCCGAGCGCGATCGTCCCGCGCGAGATCGACGAGGTGGAGAAGGTGCTCGCCGAGCCGCGCACGCGCCGCGACCCCGCGGTGGTGGAGCGCTACCGCCGCTTCAAGAGCGGCCGCCAGCAGGCGCCGTAG
- a CDS encoding sodium/proline symporter — protein MIVAVGIAYFAACAGIGWWAARRTRTTEDFFVAGRNVGLLPFAIAAMATTLSGFTFIGGPGLIYTVGVTALFISLPASLTNTMGALVLGKRMRLLGEMRRLVTVPDAIGARYRSRAAQGLSAVAILVGVVGYLGTNVLALGIVVDALFGVGLAPGLWAGTAVLLAYSVGGGILAGIWTDVFQGLLMALTSTFVFIAALDAGGGLAAITRALQSADPTLIGPWGARGAMVALSFFFVFGVGSFGQPHVAHKYYMLKDVRRLRWYPLLMTGAMTLALLLFFSVGLAVRALVARGDLPPLARPDDATPTFLLGYLPRVVAALVFSGVAAAIMSTVSSFLSVGAAAITHDLPKAFATARPRDDVRALRAGRVWTVLLCVAGAVLAQTSGTLVAFLGIFGYGLFAATTLPALAIGLNWEGATREGAIASIATGLVLTLGLETAAYAKVFTLPAGVTVTGLTLVASLLVFLGVSFATRNRASDQLDADVRAVMRL, from the coding sequence ATGATCGTCGCGGTCGGGATCGCGTACTTCGCCGCGTGCGCCGGGATCGGCTGGTGGGCCGCGCGCCGCACCCGCACGACCGAGGACTTCTTCGTCGCCGGGCGCAACGTGGGACTCCTCCCCTTCGCGATCGCGGCGATGGCGACCACGCTGAGCGGCTTCACCTTCATCGGCGGGCCCGGGCTGATCTACACGGTCGGCGTGACCGCGCTGTTCATCTCGCTCCCCGCCTCGCTCACCAACACCATGGGCGCGCTCGTCCTCGGCAAGCGCATGCGACTCCTCGGCGAGATGCGGCGACTCGTGACCGTCCCGGACGCGATCGGCGCGCGCTACCGGTCACGCGCGGCGCAGGGACTGAGCGCCGTCGCCATCCTCGTCGGCGTCGTCGGCTACCTCGGCACCAACGTGCTCGCGCTCGGGATCGTGGTCGACGCGCTCTTCGGCGTCGGGCTCGCGCCCGGCCTCTGGGCCGGGACCGCCGTGCTCCTCGCGTACTCCGTGGGAGGCGGGATCCTCGCCGGCATCTGGACCGATGTCTTCCAGGGGCTGCTGATGGCGCTCACGTCGACGTTCGTCTTCATCGCGGCGCTCGACGCGGGTGGCGGCCTCGCGGCCATCACGCGCGCACTGCAGTCCGCGGACCCCACGCTGATCGGCCCGTGGGGCGCGCGCGGCGCGATGGTCGCGCTCTCCTTCTTCTTCGTCTTCGGCGTCGGGTCCTTCGGGCAGCCGCATGTCGCGCACAAGTACTACATGCTCAAGGATGTGCGGCGACTCCGCTGGTACCCGCTCCTCATGACCGGCGCGATGACGCTCGCGCTCCTGCTCTTCTTCAGTGTCGGTCTCGCGGTGCGCGCGCTCGTCGCGCGCGGCGACCTTCCCCCGCTCGCGCGCCCGGACGATGCGACGCCGACCTTCCTCCTCGGGTACCTGCCGCGCGTCGTTGCGGCGCTGGTCTTCTCGGGCGTCGCCGCGGCGATCATGAGCACCGTGAGCTCGTTCCTCTCGGTGGGGGCGGCTGCGATCACGCATGACCTGCCGAAGGCCTTCGCGACGGCCCGTCCGCGTGACGACGTGCGCGCCCTCCGCGCCGGTCGGGTCTGGACCGTGCTGCTGTGCGTCGCCGGTGCCGTCCTCGCCCAGACGTCGGGTACGCTCGTGGCCTTCCTCGGGATCTTCGGCTACGGGCTCTTCGCCGCGACGACGCTTCCCGCGCTCGCGATCGGACTCAACTGGGAGGGGGCGACGCGAGAGGGCGCCATCGCCTCCATCGCCACCGGGTTGGTGCTGACCCTCGGCCTCGAGACGGCGGCCTACGCGAAGGTCTTCACTCTGCCGGCGGGGGTGACGGTCACGGGCCTGACGCTCGTCGCGTCGCTGCTGGTCTTCCTCGGGGTCTCGTTCGCCACTCGCAACCGAGCATCGGACCAGCTGGATGCCGACGTTCGCGCGGTGATGCGGTTGTAG
- a CDS encoding M61 family metallopeptidase, giving the protein MPPSVRRAIALISLMASPAVVAAQATERPLRSAPVSALRFEVQLAAEEAFLQSLRVTASFRVEGRDPVLLSMPAWTPGSYEIANFARQVSAFTARQGGRELRWDKLDPDTWRIIPSGRGEITLTYRVKADTLDNARAWTREDFGFFNGTTVFLMVEGHPDTPATVQVRTEPAWRVATGMTSAATPNSYSARDVHDLMDHPFFVGRFDLDSLRVAERWMRLATYPEGSVSGERRARLWSALSRSVAPVAAVFGEVPWRSYTVLQVADSGYGGMGALEHAESELAIVGTEYLDEPFVVAIHVHEIVHAWNVKRLRPADLTPYHYERMQSTPWLWMSEGITDYYADLALVRSGLIDEAGFLSATLGKIDHVANVPEIALEDASLQSWLGVTDGTADLYYDKGSLAGLALDILIRDASDGARGLDDVMRELWTSTWKAGRGFTGDDFWNAVTRAAGGKAFGPFEQRYVDGRAVYPWHEWLPLAGWRIVEDSTHEPRLGALLRADSLGVRVHAIDSLGAGARAGLRVDDVITAIGGRSTLDPSFGDAWRDFWGKRPGALMTLEVRRGGGTLRIDVTVEVTTLIDRHVAPVANPSPRARRVRAGILRGRGAAATAPAGGRS; this is encoded by the coding sequence ATGCCCCCGAGCGTCCGGCGAGCGATCGCCCTCATCTCCCTCATGGCGAGCCCTGCCGTCGTCGCGGCGCAGGCGACGGAACGGCCCCTCCGGTCCGCCCCCGTCTCGGCGCTCCGATTCGAGGTCCAGCTCGCCGCCGAGGAGGCGTTCCTGCAGAGCCTGCGCGTGACCGCCAGCTTCCGCGTGGAGGGTCGTGACCCGGTGCTCCTGTCGATGCCCGCCTGGACGCCTGGCTCGTACGAGATCGCGAACTTCGCGCGGCAGGTGTCGGCATTCACCGCGCGGCAGGGAGGGCGCGAGCTGCGATGGGACAAGCTCGATCCCGACACCTGGCGGATCATCCCGTCCGGGCGCGGCGAGATCACCCTGACCTATCGCGTGAAGGCGGACACCCTCGACAACGCGCGCGCCTGGACCCGGGAGGACTTCGGCTTCTTCAACGGCACCACCGTCTTCCTCATGGTCGAGGGGCATCCGGACACGCCCGCGACGGTGCAGGTCCGCACCGAGCCGGCGTGGCGCGTCGCGACCGGGATGACCTCCGCCGCCACCCCGAACAGCTACTCCGCGCGAGACGTGCACGACCTGATGGATCATCCGTTCTTCGTCGGTCGATTCGACCTCGACAGCCTGCGCGTCGCGGAGCGGTGGATGCGGCTCGCGACCTATCCTGAAGGGTCGGTGAGCGGCGAGCGTCGTGCGCGGCTCTGGAGCGCGCTGAGCCGGAGCGTCGCACCCGTCGCCGCGGTGTTCGGCGAAGTGCCTTGGCGCAGCTACACCGTCCTTCAGGTCGCCGACTCGGGGTACGGCGGGATGGGCGCGCTCGAGCACGCCGAGAGCGAACTCGCGATCGTCGGGACCGAGTACCTGGACGAACCGTTCGTCGTCGCGATCCATGTGCACGAGATCGTGCACGCGTGGAACGTGAAGCGACTGCGTCCCGCTGACCTCACGCCGTACCACTACGAGCGCATGCAGTCGACGCCATGGCTCTGGATGAGCGAGGGGATCACCGACTACTACGCCGACCTCGCACTGGTCCGCAGCGGGCTCATCGACGAGGCGGGCTTCCTCTCCGCGACGCTCGGCAAGATCGATCACGTCGCGAACGTCCCGGAGATCGCCCTCGAGGACGCGTCGCTGCAGAGCTGGCTCGGGGTCACGGACGGCACCGCCGATCTCTACTACGACAAGGGATCGCTCGCCGGGCTCGCGCTGGACATCCTGATCCGTGATGCCTCCGACGGCGCACGCGGGCTCGATGACGTGATGCGCGAGCTGTGGACGAGCACCTGGAAGGCGGGACGCGGCTTCACCGGCGATGACTTCTGGAACGCCGTCACACGCGCGGCGGGCGGGAAGGCGTTCGGGCCGTTCGAGCAGCGGTATGTGGACGGGCGCGCGGTCTACCCGTGGCACGAGTGGCTCCCGCTCGCCGGCTGGCGCATCGTCGAGGACTCCACCCACGAGCCCCGGCTCGGCGCCCTGCTGCGCGCCGACTCGCTGGGGGTGCGCGTGCATGCGATCGACTCGCTGGGGGCGGGCGCGCGCGCCGGGCTCCGCGTGGATGACGTGATCACCGCGATCGGTGGCCGGTCCACCCTCGACCCGAGTTTCGGCGACGCGTGGCGCGACTTCTGGGGGAAGCGTCCCGGCGCGCTGATGACGCTCGAGGTGCGTCGGGGCGGCGGCACCCTGCGGATCGACGTGACGGTCGAGGTGACGACGCTGATCGACCGCCACGTCGCGCCGGTCGCGAACCCGAGCCCGCGCGCACGACGCGTGCGCGCGGGGATCCTGCGGGGGCGTGGCGCCGCGGCTACGGCGCCTGCTGGCGGCCGCTCTTGA
- a CDS encoding peptidase, with product MSWRSVRHALALTAVLSLSAAAQQRLTSPKDFFGHEIGADYVLPNYTRFVEYWQKLAGESDRMELDTIGFSAEGRPQLMAIVSSPENLRNKEKYRRIAEQLARAEGITSAQAAQLAKEGKGIVWIDGGLHATEVLGAQQLIETNWQLVSRDDEETTRLRNDLIIVMVHANPDGMELVSNWYMRESDPRRRNMNIPRLYQKYIGHDNNRDFYLASQPESENMNRVLYTEWYPQVMYNHHQTGPSGTVMFAPPFRDPMNYNLHPLIRTGLDIVGSAMHNRFVLEDKGGVVMRATTGYSTWWNGGLRTTAYFHNMIGLLTETIGNPTPIEIPFVPNRQLPQADVPLPVKPGPWKFRQSIDYSVTANYAVLDVVARNKDHFLYNIWKMGHDQIVKGGTDSWTVWPRRIEAIQNQMAAENRARNTGGGEGPVAGGGFAGAGQSRSGEAAQALYNTLHSPERRDPRAYIIPADQADFPTAVRFIVALQKNGIDVERATAAFSHGGKQYPANSYVVRTAQAFGSHVLDMFEPQDHPDDFRVPGGAPTPPYDNAGWTLAMQMGVKFDRVLDNVTGPLTRIPPLERVKPSAGTVASGGTWALSGATNDAFIAVNRLLKAGATVSRAADGTWIIPSNGTSRPIVERAARELGLNFTAGAAAGATPVKSLRVALWDRYGGSMPAGWTRFLLEQYEFNFTVVYAQDIDAGNLNSKYDAIVFVDGAIPARQTGAPAGGRGGFGGGGPDTASLPAELRRTVGNISAQRSIPEIRKFVENGGIIITIGSSTNIAEHLDLPLSNHLVESAPNGAPRDLGNTKFYVPGSLLEVAVDNKQPATVGMGTRAIVMYDNSPVFRLAPDALARGVKPLMWFDTATPLRSGWAWGQNYLEGGVAAADATVGRGTVRLIGPEALFRAQPAGTFKLVFNGLIGANKPTM from the coding sequence ATGTCCTGGCGCTCCGTTCGTCATGCGCTGGCGCTCACCGCGGTCCTGTCCCTCTCGGCAGCCGCCCAGCAGCGTCTCACGTCCCCCAAGGACTTCTTCGGCCACGAGATCGGCGCCGACTACGTCCTTCCCAACTACACCAGGTTCGTCGAGTACTGGCAGAAGCTCGCCGGCGAGTCCGATCGCATGGAGCTCGACACCATCGGCTTCTCCGCCGAGGGGCGTCCGCAGCTGATGGCGATCGTCTCGAGTCCGGAGAACCTTCGGAACAAGGAGAAGTACCGGCGCATCGCCGAGCAGCTCGCCCGCGCCGAGGGCATCACCTCCGCGCAGGCGGCACAGCTGGCCAAGGAAGGGAAGGGCATCGTCTGGATCGACGGCGGCCTGCACGCGACCGAGGTGCTCGGGGCGCAGCAGCTCATCGAGACCAACTGGCAGCTCGTCTCGCGCGACGACGAGGAGACGACCCGGCTCCGCAACGACCTGATCATCGTGATGGTCCACGCGAATCCGGACGGCATGGAGCTGGTGAGCAACTGGTACATGCGCGAGTCCGACCCGCGCCGTCGCAACATGAACATCCCGCGGCTCTACCAGAAGTACATCGGCCACGACAACAACCGCGACTTCTACCTCGCATCGCAGCCCGAGTCGGAGAACATGAACCGGGTGCTGTACACCGAGTGGTATCCGCAGGTGATGTACAACCATCACCAGACGGGGCCCTCGGGGACGGTGATGTTCGCGCCGCCGTTCCGCGACCCGATGAACTACAACCTGCACCCGCTCATCCGCACCGGCCTCGACATCGTCGGCAGCGCGATGCACAACCGCTTCGTGCTCGAGGACAAGGGCGGCGTCGTGATGCGCGCGACGACCGGCTACTCCACCTGGTGGAACGGCGGGCTTCGCACGACGGCCTACTTCCACAACATGATCGGGCTCCTCACCGAGACGATCGGCAACCCGACGCCGATCGAGATCCCGTTCGTCCCGAACCGCCAGCTCCCGCAGGCGGATGTCCCGCTCCCCGTGAAGCCGGGGCCGTGGAAGTTCCGCCAGTCGATCGACTACTCGGTCACGGCCAACTACGCCGTGCTCGACGTCGTGGCGCGCAACAAGGACCACTTCCTCTACAACATCTGGAAGATGGGCCATGACCAGATCGTGAAGGGCGGCACCGACAGCTGGACCGTCTGGCCGCGTCGCATCGAGGCGATCCAGAACCAGATGGCCGCCGAGAACCGCGCGCGCAACACCGGCGGCGGTGAGGGGCCGGTCGCCGGCGGTGGCTTCGCCGGCGCCGGGCAGTCGCGCTCGGGCGAGGCGGCGCAGGCGCTCTACAACACGCTGCATTCGCCGGAGCGCCGCGATCCGCGTGCGTACATCATCCCGGCCGACCAGGCGGACTTCCCCACCGCGGTGCGCTTCATCGTCGCGCTGCAGAAGAACGGCATCGACGTCGAGCGCGCCACTGCGGCGTTCTCGCACGGCGGCAAGCAGTACCCGGCGAACTCCTACGTGGTGCGCACCGCGCAGGCCTTCGGCTCGCACGTGCTCGACATGTTCGAGCCGCAGGATCATCCGGACGACTTCCGCGTGCCCGGTGGCGCGCCGACGCCGCCGTACGACAACGCCGGCTGGACGCTCGCGATGCAGATGGGCGTGAAGTTCGACCGCGTCCTCGACAACGTCACGGGCCCGCTCACGCGGATCCCGCCGCTCGAGCGCGTGAAGCCCTCGGCGGGCACCGTCGCGAGCGGCGGCACCTGGGCGCTTTCGGGCGCGACGAACGACGCGTTCATCGCCGTGAACCGCCTGCTCAAGGCCGGCGCGACCGTCTCCCGCGCCGCCGACGGCACCTGGATCATCCCGAGCAACGGGACGAGCCGTCCCATCGTCGAGCGCGCCGCGCGCGAGCTCGGGCTCAACTTCACCGCCGGAGCCGCCGCGGGCGCGACGCCGGTCAAGTCGCTCCGCGTCGCGCTCTGGGATCGCTACGGCGGCTCCATGCCGGCCGGTTGGACGCGCTTCCTGCTCGAGCAGTACGAATTCAACTTCACCGTCGTCTACGCGCAGGACATCGACGCGGGCAACCTCAACAGCAAGTACGACGCGATCGTCTTCGTCGACGGCGCGATCCCGGCGCGGCAGACCGGCGCGCCCGCAGGCGGCCGCGGCGGCTTCGGTGGCGGCGGGCCGGATACGGCCTCGCTCCCCGCCGAACTGCGTCGCACCGTCGGCAACATCTCGGCGCAGCGCTCCATCCCCGAGATCCGCAAGTTCGTCGAGAACGGCGGCATCATCATCACCATCGGCAGCTCGACGAACATCGCCGAGCATCTCGATCTCCCGCTCTCGAACCATCTCGTCGAGTCCGCGCCGAACGGTGCCCCGCGCGACCTCGGGAACACGAAGTTCTACGTGCCGGGTTCGTTGCTGGAAGTGGCGGTGGACAACAAGCAGCCGGCCACCGTCGGCATGGGCACGCGCGCGATCGTGATGTACGACAACAGCCCCGTCTTCCGGCTCGCGCCGGACGCGCTCGCGCGCGGCGTGAAGCCGTTGATGTGGTTCGACACCGCGACCCCGTTGCGCAGCGGCTGGGCGTGGGGCCAGAACTACCTCGAGGGCGGTGTGGCGGCGGCGGACGCGACGGTCGGGCGCGGCACGGTGCGCCTGATCGGTCCAGAAGCGCTCTTCCGCGCGCAGCCGGCGGGGACCTTCAAGCTGGTCTTCAACGGGCTGATCGGGGCGAACAAGCCGACGATGTAG